The nucleotide window CTGCTTCTCCAATTCCCAATAATACTCTAGTTACTATAAAGTAAAAAGTTGAGAAAGCAAATACATTAATAGCTTGTACAGCCCCCCAAAGGATTGCAAATCTACTAAAAACCCTTTTAGGTCCGTACTTGTCCAAAAAATAACCAACTAAAGGGTTCATTATAAGATATCCAAAAGTGAAACCATCTCCAATTATTCCAGCTTCAAAAGAACTTATGTGGAATTCACTTTTTAGTACTGGTAGTGCAGTATTGATTAGCCCCCTATCTATGTAGTCTACTATAATTAATGCAAATATAATCAGAACGATCTTCCATCTTAGATTTCCTTTCATTAGTGAAGAATATAATTAGATATATATAAGTTATTACGTTTACAAGTTTATTAAAAAGACTGAATGATAGTAAATAGTTTAAATTTACGATATATACTTAACTTGAAAAGTTATTTTCGAATTCTTATGACTTAATACCTCATCACATTTAATCCTATCTAAACCGTTTAACCAGTCGATAAACCTCTTCACATTTTTAAGAAATAGGATTCCATTTAACTATGGCTCTAATCACACTAATTATCTTGAGACCCTAGAGAGGAAGGGATTAGTTATCTTAAAGAAATAAGGTTTTACCGATCTCCTTAAATAGCATCGTTAAGGATTTTTAACCTATAGCTAATATATTATTTAATGAATCCAGAAAGGTTTTTGACAACTTTCCATTCGTTAACTAATATAGGTTGGACTGAGGACGGAGTACTGAGGCTTGCTTTAAATGAATATGATATAAAAGTAAGAGAGGAACTAATAAAAATTCTATCGAGTATAGGTGTTCACATAATGGTCGATGATGCCGGAAATATAATTGGAGAATTAGGTGGTAAACTAAGTGATGCTATTGCGATTGGATCACATATGGATTCCGTGCCTTATGGAGGAAAATACGACGGTTTTTATGGCGTTATGGCGGGACTTGAAGTATTACGAAGTATTAAAGAGAGAGGCATATCTAATCATTCTATTAAACTTATAGATTTTACGAATGAAGAGGGTTCTAGATTTCAACCCTCACTTCTAGGCTCGGGATTAACCACAGGTATCTTCGATAAAAACTACGTCTACTCAAGGAGAGATAAGGATAATATAAGTTTTGAGGAAGCGTTAAGGGTTTCCGGATTTATGGGAGATGAAAGCAATAGACTAATGCATATGAAGCCTAACTACTATCTAGAGCTTCACATAGAACAAGGTCCAATTTTAGAGGAAGAGGGGTATCAAATTGGAATACCTTTAGGAATTGCTGGTTTAAGCGTATATGAATTCACATTTAAGGGTCAGTCTAGTCAAACCGGACCTACACCAATGGATAGGAGAAGGGATGCCCTAGTAGGCGCATCTAAATTCGTAGTTAGCGTTAGGGATCACGCAAAGAAGCAGGAAAACTTAAGGGCCACTGTTGGTATACTTAATGTTAAACCAAATGTATACAACGCTATACCTAGGGAAGTCAGACTCACTGTTGACGTTAGGAGTATTGAGAGGAATAGAATAGATCACACTATAAATGAATTTGTTAATATTGCAAAAAGTATTGCCGACGACGAGAAACTAGAAGTTGAATATAGGCATCTGTGGACAGCTAATCCTGTGAGTTTTTCCGACGAAGTCATTAGTGTTATAGAAAGAGCGTGTAAAGAGTTAAGCATGAGATATAAGTTTATGTATAGTTGGGCAGGGCATGATGCACAGTATATGACGAAGATTTCTAAAGTCGGCATGATATTTATTCCATCTCATTTAGGCATTAGTCACGCAAAGGAAGAATACTCCTCAGATGAGGATATGTTAAACGGGCTAAGAGTACTAGAGAAAGCTGTAGAACTTTTAAACAGTTGATGATTATATTCAATTTTTGTACTAATTTTAATCATCTGTGTAAAAAGCTTATAACCCTTGCTTATAAAAATAAGATAGAATATGGGAGAAATAGAAGATAAGAAAATTATTAGGGATCATACTTTCAAAACGTGGAGTAAACAAAAGGGATGGGATCCCATAATCGTATCAAGTGCAAAGGGAGTCTACTTTTATGATGTGGAGGGAAAGAAATATTTAGACTTTTCATCGCAATTCGTTAATGTAAATTTGGGATATGGAAATGAAAGGGTTATAAACAGTATAAAGGAACAGCTTGATAGGTTACAGTATATTAATCCCTCATTCGGTGCGGATATTAGAGTTAAGGCTACAAAAGCTTTACTTAAGGTTATGCCTAGGAATATTAGTAAGTTTTTTTACTCTACCTCTGGCACTGAGGCTAATGAAGCTGCAATTAAGATATCTAGGTTTTACAAGAAGCCGAGATATAAGATTCTGGCTAGATATAGGTCATACCATGGATCCACTGAGGGATCCATATCTTTAACTGGGGATTATAGAAGGTGGTTTGTTGAACCCAACACTATGAATGGAGTAGTGCGAATACCAGAACCTTACTGCTTTAGGTGTCCACTTAAGCTAAAATACCCTGATTGTGGAATAGCATGTGCGACCTATGTTGATTACGTTATTAGGCAAGAAAAGAACGTCGCTGCTATGATTATTGAACCAATAACCGGTACCAATGGTGTTATAGTACCTCCTAAAGAATATATGCCTTTAATAAGGAAGATAGCTAAGGAAAATGACGTTTTGTTTATAGCGGATGAAGTTATGACTGGCTGGGGAAGAGTAGGGGAGTGGTTCGCTGTAAACTTATGGGATATTCACCCTGACATTTTAACTACTGCCAAGGGTGCTTCTGCATCTTACGTCCCAATTGGAATAACTGGAGTAAGTAAAGAGATAGGAGAGTTTTTTGAAGACGAGGTTTTTGCGCATGGACATACTTTTGAGGCTCATCCAGTTTCACTGTCAGCTATCCCAGCGGTAATAGAAGAGTATGAAAGATTGAACATTCTTTCTCATGTGAAAGTAATGGGGGATTATTTGGGTAAGAGGCTTCAAGAGTTAAAGGAGAGGCACAGAAGTATCGGCGATGTGAGAGGAGTTGGGTTATTCTGGGCAATTGAGTTGGTAAAGGATAAAAATAATACTCCATTTGGTGGGTATGATGATAAATATGAGGGTTATACTACATTTGTTGACGTTTTAGCTAGGAGACTCCTAATAGAGAAAAATACTTATGTCTATAACGGTCCCTCATGGTTTATAATCTCACCTCCTTTAATAATAAATAAAGAGGAAATAGACGAGGGCGTAGATGCTATAGATGATATACTAAAGGAGGCTGATAAAGAATTTAATAATTAGTAATAATAGAACTACTATAGTTAATATGAAAGCAGTTCCTCAAATTAATAATTTTTTATCTTAATGGGGGTTAAGGGGGCAGAAGACTAATCCGTAACGGTAGACCAAAAATCATTTTACAAAAATAATTCTGGTTGAGTAATATCAGATTCTGGAAAAATAATAGAAATTATAGCTTTGTCAAGAATTCAACAACTGAAGAAAGGTTTAAGGTGAGGAAGCCGGCATTATCACGTGGTGAATTTAAGGTGGTAACACCGGGTCTTCCCCACTAAAATAATCTTCAACAAATAGCACATAAATTACTTTCCATGTTGAACTTCAAGGGAAAGAAGGCAGAGGAAGTAGCGAGAGTTCTGGTCTCCGCGTGCTTGTGGAACGACTCTGTAGAGGGCAGATCCAAAGGGTACAACGTATCACCACAAACCGTGAGGAACTACGTTAGTATTTTGGAAAAGTTCTTAGACTATGATCTAGTGGTATATCCTTTGTCTAAAGCTATAAACTTTCTGAAAGCACTAGTGAAAGAGCAGGGAAATGGGGTAATCGAGAAACTCCTGGAGTCCATGAGAAGAATTTCCATGGAGATGCTCAAGGGAGTGAAGGAAGTAGACATCTCCATAGACTGGACAACCAAGACGTGGTACGGTAAGCCGGTGAAGGGACTAGGTAGTTCGGCCAAGGGGAACTCGTATAACTACGCCACTGCCACCACGAAGTACAAGGGAATGGTGCTCTTCCTGGTCTTCGTTCCCCAAGTTAACGGGATGACCAAGGACGAGATCGTGAAGTTCCTCATGGAGTAAATTACGGGAATGGGCTTCAAGGTGAGGCTCGTAACCCTGGACACGGGCTTCTACACTGTAGAAGTCCTCAAGTTTATATCGCAGTTCAAGTACGTGATCGGAGTTCCCGTGGAGGACGTGAAGGCGTTCAGTAATAAATCTTTCGGTCGAATTTTGAGCATAGTATCAGCTACTATTGCCACGCGGACTCTTTCAATCCGCGTGATAGGGGAGGGTCACGTCACCTCATAAGGTTTATTATTATACCAAACACTCCACACAATCCTAGCCAACTTCCTAGCTAAGGCAGTGTACAGTTTCCTACCCTTCAGTTTATCCTTGTGAGCTTCGTGGAACTTAAGGAGAGTAGGGTTACGCGAATATTGAGTCTCGGCAAGGAAATAAAACAAGCTACCCAAATACTTGTTACCCCTCTTGGAGATACCCTTTCTAACCTCAATCCTACCACTCCTCTCAACCACCGGGTCTAAACCGCAATAAGCAACGAAGGATTCAGGTCTTGGGAAGCGCTTAATATCACCCACAATCCCAATTATAATCCCAGCTGCCAGTTTCCCTATTCCGGGAATCGTGAGTAACACGTGGTCTTGAGGCACATTACCCTCTATCATTTTCCTCACCTCCTTCAACTCTTCTCGTGTTTGAAGTAGTGTCCTCGCTAGGACTTGAATCTCACGTAGTACTGTACCAGTGTATTCCAGTTGATACAGTTTTACGTCAGAGAAGTCTCCCTTAGAGAACTTCTCCAATCTCTCCTCGCTCAACTTCTCCTCGTCGCTCACGAGGAAGAGAGCTCTCCTTAACCTGTTCTCTTGTTTCGTTTGCACATCATTCATGAAGAGGTAGAGTGATACTAACTCTTTCAAGGGGTTGTTAACGTATTCTCTAGCCTTATTTACCATGTTTTCAAGTTTTTCTGCGTCGTAAAAATCTGTTTTCTTTCCCCTTACGTCCTTTTCTTTCCATAGCAAGGCTGACTAGTAGGACTTTCACTCCTCTTTCTTTGAAGTATTGGCAAGGTCTCGTTGAGTATACTCCGGTGGGTTCTATTACGATGATGTTTGGCTTCATGGTTAGTATTTCTTCGTAGCCCTTCTCGTTGTTTGTGAACTTTCTCACCCTCCCCTTACTTGTTACCAAGTGTTCTTTTGATACGTCTATTCCAATTACCCCTACCCTTGTGTCACACCTATATTCGTGAATATTTTCACAATGTTCAGTCCGACTGTAGGGGCTCGTCACGCCTTCACCCGAAGACTTGGCTTCAGTTACGAGGTCGACCATTTTTCCCCAGCTGAGGAGAATATTACTCTCCCCAGCTAATTAACCTATATATAAGTCTACGAGGAGTTCGACGGAGAGTACACTACCAACAGCAAGAGACATAAGAAGGAAGAGCAGGTTAATTTCAGACTTCTGGTATATGGTAAGGAAATCGTTAAGAAGAAGAGGAAGGCCGTGATGTATTTCGCAAGAGCAACCAACCTCGACTTGACCAAGAGGGAAGTGCTGGAGCTTTACAACAAGGTTAGGGGTCCCATTGAGACGTCTTACAAGAATATCAAGACCTTCCTTCCCTTCACGAGCTCCACCAAGTTCGTCTTTCGCGAGTTGATCTTCGTACTGGCCATGGTCTTCTACTCGCTTTACACCGTGTTCAAGGACGTCATGAGAAGAGAGGAGTTTAGATTGCTTTCATCCTCTGTTTTCTAGATGATCTATCGGATCTTGAGGATTTTCTAGTTAAACTTGAGAAGACACTTAATAACAAGATAGATTTATTTTTACGGAGGTGATTTTGGGTCTACCGGTTACGGTAGACCCAAAATCATTTTACAAAAAATAATTTTGGTTGGGTAATATCAGATTCTGAAAAATAATAGAATTTATAGCTTTGACAAGAACGCAATTAATTGAAGAAAGATTTAAGGTGAGGAAGCCGGTATTATCACGTGGTGAAGACAAGGTGATAACACCTGGTCTTCCTCACCAAAATAATCTACAACAAGTAGGGTATAAATTACTTTCCATGTTGAGCTTCAAGGGAAGAAAGGCGGAGGAGGTATCGAGAGTTCTGGTCTCCGCGTGCTTGTGGAACGACTCCGTGGAAAGCAAGTCCAAAGGGTATAACGTGTCACCACAGACCGTGAGGAACTACGTGGAGGAGCAGGGAACTGAGGTGATCGAGAAGCTATTAGAGTCCATGAGGAGGATTTCCATGGAGATACTCAAGGGAGTGAAGGAAGTCGACATCTCCATAGACTGGACAACCAAGACGTGGTATGGTAAGCCGGTGGAGGGACTGGGTAGTTCAGCCAAGGGGAACTCGTGGAACTACGCTACCGCGACCACGAAGTATCAGAATATGGTGCTCCTCCTAGCTTTCGTTCCCCAAGTTAACGGGATGAGCAAGGATGAGATCGTGAAGCTTCTCATGGAGCAAATTGTGGGAATGGGCTTCAAGGTGGGGCTCGTAACCTTGGACGCGGGATTCTACACCGTGGAAGTCCTCAAGTTCATATCGCAGTTCAAGTTCGTGATAGGAGTCCCTGTGGGGGACGTGAAGATCTACGAGGAGTTCGACGGAGAGTACACGACAAACAGTAAGAGGCATAAGAAGGAAGAGCAGGTCAAGTTCAGACTCCTGGTGTATGGTAAGGAAATCGTTAAGAAGAGGAAGAAGACCGTGGTGTACTTCGCGAGGGCGACCAACCTCGACCTACCCAAGAGGGAAGTGCTGAAGTTGTACAACAAGGTTAGGAGTCCCATTGAGACGTCTTACAGGAACATCAAGGCCTTCCTTCCCTTCACGAGCTCCACCAAGTTCATCTTCCGCGAGTTGATCTTCGTGCTGGCCATGATCTTCTACTCGCTTTACACCGTGTTTAAGAACGTCATGACAAGAGAGGAGTTTAGATTGCTGCTCATCCTCTGCTTTCTAGACGATTTATCTGATCTAAAGGATTTTATATTTAATCTTGAGGAAACACTTATTAATACTATAGATTTATTTTTATGGAGGTGATTTTGGGTCTACCGGTTAGGGCAGGGTAGTTCACTTGATGTGCAAAAGGAATTATCCTATAACAAACTGATGTGTTTTTACCTTATTGTCTTCTAAGATTATATAGGCCGCATGGAGCATTCCCAAATTGTATTCACTACCAGGGTTAATAATGATAGTCTTATTTATCTTATCGAAAGCTCTTGACTCATGAATATGTCCGTGAATACCTAATAATGGTTGAAACTCCTCTTCTAACTTTCTTATTGACATTGAACCTACGTGAGTCATTACTATTTCGCCGTTTTTCACTACTGGTTTTAATGTTTTATCCAATAGAGGAGCGTTATCTAAATTTGTACCATATGGGGGAGCGTGTAAGTTGAAAATTGTCTTAGCGGGATTCCCGACTTTCTCTATTATCCGCTTTAGGTTAGAGTATATTTGATCTTCTGTCATTTCCCTTGGAGTGTTCCATGGTGTTGGATTAACATAACCGAAAGTGATCATTTCGTATCCGTTTATATTGACAATTTCTCCCTCACACTTTACCATTCTTTCACTTTTGGTTATAACATCAAACATGTATAATGGATCATCATTGCCTAAATTAGTGTAAATTTTTAGGTTTGTTCCTTTCAGCTTCTCTTCAGCTATTCTATCCCATTCTTGTAATCTTTCTAATATTACTCTCTTAAACTCTTCATCTAATGATTTCCGATTCTCATTTAGTTCTGTAAGACCTTTTTGGTCGACTATCGTATAGTAAACCCCAGAAGATTTATATTTCTTGATAATTTCATCTACACCCTCTTTTCCCACAATTTTATCTTCTATCTTAAACTTGCTATTTCCTATATCTATTATTGGGACTAATGATTTACCTGCTAGATCTCCTCCTATAATTAACGTATCGGCTTTCGTCATTAAAGCAGCATTAAGGAATTTTCTGAAAGCGGTTTCAGAACCGTGAAGGTCACTTGTAAACAATATCTTAAGGCCTCCTATCTTGTTTGAATCTGGATTATTCCTTTTAAATAGTCCCACAAGTGTTAGACTCTGATTAACTTGTATTTAAAATTAAATATCAAAAAAGAAGATGAAAAAGATAAAGAAAAGAGTTAACTTATTCCGGCGGTATTTCCTCAAAAATTAAGTTCATATGTATCCCTCTTTTCTTATTAATGATGTAAGAGATAGCGTAAATCATAATTCCGCTTGTATATATTATTACTAATGAAAGTATTGTGGGGAAGTTTATTGGTAGCAATACAGGGTTTCCCCAAGTTTGATATAACGCAAAAAGAAGGAATCCAAACTCAGGAAATCCTATCAGAGATACTAGGGGGATTCCACTTATATTTTTGATATGCACGACCTTGTTGAAGAAGTTCTTCTTCACGAAAGGTGATAATGCAGTAGTTAGGGCGAAGATTCCATAGCTTATTTCGAATATTACTGTTACATCTACAATTGATATTACTGTTACATATGCGTAAAGTAGTACTCCTATTAAACCAACAATTACAGTAATTATGGTTGAAATTAGTGGTATATGGAACTTTTCATTTACATCAGCTAACCTCTCTGGCATTATCCTATCAAACGCCCATGCAAACAGATATCTGGTTAAGGAGATAACTAAGGGTGGATTGCTGTAGAAATTAGGTAACCAGAAGGCTATCCACATTACAATGTATAATAATATACTATGGTTTACTAATAAGGCGAAAAAAGGGGTGAATGTACCCATACTACTTAGATCATTATAAACTGTGCTATTTAACGAATTTGTGGAAATGTATGACCAAGACGTTAAGAATCTCTCACCAAAGGCATGAAGATTAAGGGAGGTAAATAGAATATAATAGACTCCTATGAATAGTACTGCAATGATTATACCTAGTAGTGAATTATACTTTACTTTCTTCATCTCTCCGCTCCAAGATGCTGGTAAATTATACCATACGTAATAATACCATACTACTGGAATTGCTAGTAATGCTCCATAAAATGGAGATACAAAATTTAAGCCGTTTGAAGTAGCAGTGGATATCACTTCGTTATACGCATTACTTACCCCAGTAAAAGATGATAACGCATCAGAGAATTGTGAAGGAGTTATTAACGCTAAAGCCACGAATGTTACTATTGTTGAGAGTATTGATACAATACCAGTTATAAATACAAAACTCCAACCATATTTTCCTATTGAGGCTATAATTGCTCCAATAATCAATATTATTATGCCTATTATTACACTTCCTAGAGTTGTGGTAAAAAATGAGCCTAAGTTTATTAATGTTTGGTTATTGTAAAAGACCCCTAAACCACTAAATAAATAAGCAAACCATTGTGCTCCTAAATAACTATATAGCCCTAAGGATAGTGCAAAGGCCACCCATAAGGCCCAATAATTGACAAACGCCACCAATGGATGTGACGATCTAGCTTGAAATACGTAATCCCCACCTGACCTAGGGGTGGAGACAGACGCTAAGTAAAAAAGAAATGCCATTCCTAAGGTCGGTAATAGTGATATTAAATATGATAAGGTCCAATTTGCACCCGGCGCAAGATATAACCATGAAACTATTAATATAGGTATTCCACCCGTTACTAGTCCAAATGTAGCGAAAAAGGACGCCCAAGGACTAACTTCCCTTACTAAACCAGAAGATTGTCTTATGAAAACAGATTGGCTCTTATCTGGCATTTTAAGTAATGTGGTATATAAAAGTGCTTAAAAATCTTACTACTATCAAATTTTTAGAATATTTAAATTCACGAGCACTTGGTTATCTTTTTTCAATGAGGATACATAACTTAGCAAATGGAAAACTTAAATTACTATCTTCAGTTTTTATTTAATATTCTTCACGATTACTATATTTTCACTAATAACGATTGTACTAGTTTAAACTGTATCTGTTTTAGAAATTATTACAACTTTATAGATTCTTGTCAAGAAGAGCGCTTAGACTGTAACACATTTGCATAACTTTTAAATACTTTTAATCATTTCACAATATGATCTTTATTATGATTATGTTTATATATTATTTCCTCTACATTATAAATTGATGAACTCCATACTGATGACGGGCTATGCTCACGAGGTATTGGGGGCGACAAATACGGATGGGAGGGTAGTGGTGTTTCCCTCGACTAGCCCCAATGAGTTGAGGGTGAGTGTGTATGAGCCCTCAAGAGGGGTGCCCGTGGCGGAATTAGAAGTGGTTAAAAGTAAGCAGAAGTTACGCCACGGGTAAACACTAAATATCGGTAGCTGATCATTTTTAAACAGTGCTAGATAAGTTAGTATATGGAAGAAAATTTAGACAGTAGTGTATTGGAAGCTCCAATAATTAACGTAACTCCACCAGGTTCTAAATCACTTAAGTTGTTAAAAGACCAAGAAGAGTATGAAACTTCAGCTATAAACTACCCTAAGTACTTTAAGATAGCAATAGATAAGGCTCAAGGTTCAACAGTAACTGATGTTGATGGTAATGTGTATATAGATCTGGTTACCGGTATATCTGTTGTCAATCTAGGTCATAATAATCCCTTTGTGAGGAAGAGAGTTCAAGAACAGTTAGAAAAGGTTTGGCACACATTAGAGGTACCTACGGAAATTAGGGTTAACTTTAGTAAAAAATTATTATCAACTCTAGGAATGAGAGCTAAATTATTATTTACTACAACTGGGGCAGATGCGGTGGAAGCTGCAGTAAAGATAGCTAGATTCATAACTGGAAAGAAGACTATAATTGCATTTGAGGGGTCTTATCATGGAATAACTGCCGGTACTTTGGGTCTCACCGGTGCTAATAGATTTAAGGAATTTCAGCCATTTTTTGATGATAGAGTAGTAAAGTTTCCATATCCATATCCTTATAGGTGCCCATTCAAAGACTGTCTGAACGAGACATTAAGCTTACTAGACTATGCAATGTCAAATCCGGGTTATTTAGGAGGAGATGTAGCTGGTATATTAGTGGAGCCAATACAAGGAGAAGGTGGCTATGTAGTTCCACCTAAGGGTTTCCTTAAAGGCCTAAAAGAACTAGCTGAAAAGTATTCAGTACCACTAATAGTAGATGAAGTACAGACTGGTGTGGGAAGGACTGGAAAAATGTGGGCTTATCAGTGGGAAAATATTGAACCGGATATAGTGACAATTTCCAAAGCAATAGGTGAGGGAATACCAGTTTCAATGGTAGCATATAGGGAAGACTTTGATAAACTACCAACTGGGTTTCACCTCGGTACCTACAGAGGAAATCCCTTAGGACTTGCAGCCGGGTTAGCTTCTTTAGAATTCATAGAGAGTCATAACATCCTTTCCAGAGTTGAGAGATTGGGTAGGAAAGCCTTAGAATTATTGAAAGAAGTTCAAAATCCACATGTAGGCGATATAAGGGGTTTGGGCTTTATGATAGGAATAGAGTTAGTTAAGGACAGTAAGGAACCATGGAGCGAAGGAACAAAGGTAGTTATAGAACGAGCGTTAAAGAGAGGGTTGTTGGTTTATAAGGCAGGTAGATGGGACAACGTAATAAGGTTAATGCCACCATTAACTATCCCAGAGTCATTACTTGATAGGGCAATAGAAATTTTAAAGATAATACTTAACACACTTTAGCATTTTTTTAAAAAATGTATAATTGTTTGTGTGTTAAAGCTTATTATTCTTATTTAACTCTAGATACATGGATGCTTGATGGAGAAGTCTAAAAAGGGAGCATTCTTAAGGGAATCATCTGGATTAGTAAGAGAATTTGGTATCCTAGACGCCCTATGGTTTAATATAGCTTTACTTGGTTTGCTATTTTCAACATATTACGTTGCCTCCACTGGACCTCTAGTTGGTGGAAATCCTTTATTAGGTTTACTACTACCTATAGTTGGATTTTTCCTAGTGGGAATTATATTTTCATACGTTGGCTCTAAGGTTCCTAGAGTTGCAGCTGATTATGTTTATGTGAGTAGAAATTTGCATCCCGCACTAGGTTTCGTAGGTAACGCTGGATACTTTTTGGCTACTGTACCCTTATTTATGGGAATAACTGGAATAACACTACAAACATTTGGTCTAATACCCTTACTAACAATCTTAGGCTACTATACTCATAATCCTTCTCTGATAGTAGTAGGCTCGCAAATAGATAGTAATCCATATTTGATAATGGTGATAGGTGCAGTTGAGATAGTTATCATGTCCTTAATTCCGATCTTTGGAAATAAAGTATATAGAGCTTTCCAATGGATAGCAATACCTTTAGCTTTAATAGCTGCTATAGGAATGATAATAGTAGAGGCATCAGTTCCGCACTCTTTAGCAATAGCTAGATTAAACAACTTTGCGTCGGTTTATGCAAATGTATCAAACCTATATGCAAATGTAACGTCATCTAATGCTCCAGTTCCCGCTTATTATAATATCTATAACATTATTTCATTAAATCCAGTTTACGTAGTAGGATTCTCCTATATAATTAACACTATCTATGTAGCAGGTGAAGTAAGGAATCCAAAAAGAAGTATGCCAATAAGTATCTTAGGAACACTGATTATAACTGGGTTCATATTTACGGCTGCGTTAGCCCTTGAATATAACCAGTTTGGATACGACTTTACCACTAAAATGATGTATCTAAGTATAGTTCAAGGTACTCTGCCAATACCGACTCCATATCTAGATTTACTGGAGGGCATAGCAAGTGGGAACATCGTATTGGGTGTACTCTTTGCCTTAGCTAGTATAGTACAACTACTAATGTACTTATCTGCAGCGTCTTTCGTAGGAAGTAGATTACTATTCTCTTACGCTATGGATAGAATTATGCCAGATTTTGTAGGCGATGTTAGCGAAAAAAGGCATGTTCCCATTAAGGCAATAATCCTTTCAATGATAGCTGGACTCATTGGGTTAACAGTGTTTACATTACCTGTCACCTCAGCGGGAGCGTTTTTACTCTCTAGTGTTGCCGTTGCAATACTAATGCTATTTCCGATGGCAATATTATCAATAGCAGTACTGAAGACGGAGAAGAATGAAAACAAGATAAGAATTATTGCTGCGTTATCTATAATTTATCTAATTTACACATTTTATCAGTATCTAACCGTCCCCGCTATAGGTGCAGATTCCATAGTAGGCTATGGCATACTCGCTGGTTCAATAGTAATATTGTTTATAATATTCTATGTGGCTAAATTTATAAGAGCTCGTCAAGGAATTGATTTCAACCTAATTTTCAAGGAGATTCCTCCTGAGTGAACTAGTATGGCTAAAGATATTAAATTAATGTTTGTTACTGACATTCACGGTTCTGATATTGTTTTTAGAAAAGCCATAAACGCAGCACATATGTTTAAAGTTAATTATCTTGTTTTTGGAGGTGATCTAGTAGGTAAAGGAGTTGTCTTATTAAATAAAAAGGTAGATGAGTATCTCACCCTTGACAATAAATTAATAACTAAGGAAGAGGTAGAAGAAATAAAGAGAAATGGTTATTATATATACATATTGGAAAATAGAAAAGGAATGGAAGATTTTAATGAGGTCACTATAAACAGAATTTACGTTGATTTAGTAAGTCAACAACTAAATAGCTGGTTTAAGATAGTTAGAGAAAGATTAGAAGAAACCAAGGTCATTTGGAATTTGGGGAACGATGACCCTTTTTTCGTTGATGATATTTTTAAAAATAACGATATCGAAATTAAGGAGATAATTGAGATTGATACTTCAAGT belongs to Saccharolobus solfataricus and includes:
- a CDS encoding APC family permease, which gives rise to MPDKSQSVFIRQSSGLVREVSPWASFFATFGLVTGGIPILIVSWLYLAPGANWTLSYLISLLPTLGMAFLFYLASVSTPRSGGDYVFQARSSHPLVAFVNYWALWVAFALSLGLYSYLGAQWFAYLFSGLGVFYNNQTLINLGSFFTTTLGSVIIGIIILIIGAIIASIGKYGWSFVFITGIVSILSTIVTFVALALITPSQFSDALSSFTGVSNAYNEVISTATSNGLNFVSPFYGALLAIPVVWYYYVWYNLPASWSGEMKKVKYNSLLGIIIAVLFIGVYYILFTSLNLHAFGERFLTSWSYISTNSLNSTVYNDLSSMGTFTPFFALLVNHSILLYIVMWIAFWLPNFYSNPPLVISLTRYLFAWAFDRIMPERLADVNEKFHIPLISTIITVIVGLIGVLLYAYVTVISIVDVTVIFEISYGIFALTTALSPFVKKNFFNKVVHIKNISGIPLVSLIGFPEFGFLLFALYQTWGNPVLLPINFPTILSLVIIYTSGIMIYAISYIINKKRGIHMNLIFEEIPPE
- a CDS encoding metallophosphoesterase family protein, with the protein product MGLFKRNNPDSNKIGGLKILFTSDLHGSETAFRKFLNAALMTKADTLIIGGDLAGKSLVPIIDIGNSKFKIEDKIVGKEGVDEIIKKYKSSGVYYTIVDQKGLTELNENRKSLDEEFKRVILERLQEWDRIAEEKLKGTNLKIYTNLGNDDPLYMFDVITKSERMVKCEGEIVNINGYEMITFGYVNPTPWNTPREMTEDQIYSNLKRIIEKVGNPAKTIFNLHAPPYGTNLDNAPLLDKTLKPVVKNGEIVMTHVGSMSIRKLEEEFQPLLGIHGHIHESRAFDKINKTIIINPGSEYNLGMLHAAYIILEDNKVKTHQFVIG
- a CDS encoding aspartate aminotransferase family protein is translated as MGEIEDKKIIRDHTFKTWSKQKGWDPIIVSSAKGVYFYDVEGKKYLDFSSQFVNVNLGYGNERVINSIKEQLDRLQYINPSFGADIRVKATKALLKVMPRNISKFFYSTSGTEANEAAIKISRFYKKPRYKILARYRSYHGSTEGSISLTGDYRRWFVEPNTMNGVVRIPEPYCFRCPLKLKYPDCGIACATYVDYVIRQEKNVAAMIIEPITGTNGVIVPPKEYMPLIRKIAKENDVLFIADEVMTGWGRVGEWFAVNLWDIHPDILTTAKGASASYVPIGITGVSKEIGEFFEDEVFAHGHTFEAHPVSLSAIPAVIEEYERLNILSHVKVMGDYLGKRLQELKERHRSIGDVRGVGLFWAIELVKDKNNTPFGGYDDKYEGYTTFVDVLARRLLIEKNTYVYNGPSWFIISPPLIINKEEIDEGVDAIDDILKEADKEFNN
- a CDS encoding ISH3 family transposase — translated: MITPGLPHQNNLQQVGYKLLSMLSFKGRKAEEVSRVLVSACLWNDSVESKSKGYNVSPQTVRNYVEEQGTEVIEKLLESMRRISMEILKGVKEVDISIDWTTKTWYGKPVEGLGSSAKGNSWNYATATTKYQNMVLLLAFVPQVNGMSKDEIVKLLMEQIVGMGFKVGLVTLDAGFYTVEVLKFISQFKFVIGVPVGDVKIYEEFDGEYTTNSKRHKKEEQVKFRLLVYGKEIVKKRKKTVVYFARATNLDLPKREVLKLYNKVRSPIETSYRNIKAFLPFTSSTKFIFRELIFVLAMIFYSLYTVFKNVMTREEFRLLLILCFLDDLSDLKDFIFNLEETLINTIDLFLWR
- a CDS encoding Zn-dependent hydrolase, whose translation is MNPERFLTTFHSLTNIGWTEDGVLRLALNEYDIKVREELIKILSSIGVHIMVDDAGNIIGELGGKLSDAIAIGSHMDSVPYGGKYDGFYGVMAGLEVLRSIKERGISNHSIKLIDFTNEEGSRFQPSLLGSGLTTGIFDKNYVYSRRDKDNISFEEALRVSGFMGDESNRLMHMKPNYYLELHIEQGPILEEEGYQIGIPLGIAGLSVYEFTFKGQSSQTGPTPMDRRRDALVGASKFVVSVRDHAKKQENLRATVGILNVKPNVYNAIPREVRLTVDVRSIERNRIDHTINEFVNIAKSIADDEKLEVEYRHLWTANPVSFSDEVISVIERACKELSMRYKFMYSWAGHDAQYMTKISKVGMIFIPSHLGISHAKEEYSSDEDMLNGLRVLEKAVELLNS